TCACCTCAGCAGCACGCAAACGTGACATCAGCGGCGAGGGATCCCAGATCACCCTCCCCCTCGAAGATGTCGCGCTCGCAACGGCGGGCACCCTCGGATACTTCACCGAAGTCCAGATCAACGGACACAGCCGCACATCCGGCGGCAACGCCGTCTACGGAACCTACGGAATCGACTTCGTCACCAGCGACAACGAACGTTTCATGATCGTCGCGCTGACCACCCGCCATTTCCGTGACCTCACGGCCATGACCGGAACAACCGAAGCCGTCGAAGCCGTCGAAGCTGCCTTGGGCGCAGATTTCACCACCGAAGCCGACCGGTACACCCACCGCGAGGTGCTCACCGCATTGTTCTCGCGTTGGTTTCGTGAACACAGCGGTAGCGAAGTTGCTGCAGCACTGGACAAGACATCGATCCTGTCCGAGCGCTACCGGAGTTTCGAAACGGTTGTCGAATCCGGCGAACTCGAAAAGAACCCGATGTTCACGACGCTCGAACAACCTCGTATCGGTTCCTACCTCGCCGCCGGTCATCCCGCATCATTCAACGGAACTCACTTCACGACCGGACCCGCCCCGGTAGTCGGCGAAGATTCCGTGACCGTACTGGCCGAGATCCTCGGCACGACTGCAGATCGTGCGGCCGAGCTGGCAAAGAACGGCATAGTCGGCGTTCCGGCACTCTGATCACCCGCATACAACTTCGGCCTCGGGAAACTCTCCCGAGGCCGAAGTTGTATGCGCGCAAGGGAACTGTCAGAGGCCAAGATCTTTCGCGATGATGGTTTTCATGACTTCACTTGTACCACCGTAGATTCGCGTGACGCGTGTATCAGCGTAGAGGCGAGCGATGGGGTACTCGGTGATGTACCCGTACCCACCGTGCAACTGGAGGCATTTGTCGATTACTCGACCTGCCGCCTCGGTACAGAACAGCTTTGCCTTCGCCGCGTCCGGAATCGTCAGCGTGCCACGGTCGTGGCACTCTAGTGCGTTGTCAGACACCAACTGGATGGCGTCGACTTCGGTAGCGCACTCTGCCAGAACGAATTTGGTGTTCTGGAACGCTGCAACGGGCTTGCCGAAGACCTTGCGATCCTTGACATAGTCGATGGCAAATCGAAGCGCTGCAGTGGCAGACGCGGCCGCGCCGAAAGCAATGGTCAATCGTTCCTGAGCCAGGTTGTGGGTCAGATAGCTGAAGCCGTGGCCTTCTTCGCCGAGCCGATCCTCGACAGGCACCTGGACGTCGACAAACGAAAGTTCCGCAGTGTCCGAGGTCTTGAGTCCGATCTTGTTGATCTTGCGCCCCACCGAGAAGCCGGGTGACGACGTGTCGACCACCAGAATCGACAGTCCGCTACGACGGTTCTCCGCTGTACTGGGCGAAGTGCGGCACACCACCAATATCCGATCGGCCAGCACACCTCCGGTGATGAACGTCTTGGCACCGTTGACCACGTAGTGTGTACCGTCCTCGGACAGCTTGGCCGACGTCGCAATGTTAGCCAGGTCCGAACCCGTTCCCGGTTCGGTCATCGCAATCGCAAACATCAGATCACCAGACGCAAACCCGGGCAGCCACCGATTCTTCTGTTCATCGTTCGCGTACTCGAGCAGGTACGGCAGGATCAGGTTCGTATGAACCGACTGCGAGCCGAACGACGCCCCGGCCGCGGCAACTTCCTCGGCGACGACGACATTGAATTTGAGCGAGGACTCCCCGCCTCCGCCATATTCCTCCGGCACCTGAATTCCGAGTACGCCCAGCTCACCCAGTCGGCGATAGAAATCACGGGGTGGGTGACCGTCCTCTTCCCACTTCTCGTGGACTGGCGTCACTTCCTTCGCGATGAAATCGCGGACGGTAGCCCGGAATGCCTCGTGATCCTCGTTGAACACGGTGCGCTGCATGTATGAACTCCAGTCGGTCGAGGGAAACAGGGTGATCCTTTTTTGTCACCTTGCCTCAATCTGCCGCGTTCGATCCAACACTCGTCGCCTATGCGTCCGATAGGGCATTCCAATGCGCCCTGACCTGCGATACATAGGCAACCGCTATCGTTCCGATCACCGACGCGACATTGCCGAAAGTGATCCAGAACACGTTGAATAGGGCAGCCGGCAACGCACACAACCGATCGCTTCGAGGCCGTGCTTCGATCACGATCGCAACCGCCTACCAACCTCGAAGGACGCCCGTGGCCAACATCGCGCAGCATCGTAACGACGTCCAACCTGAATCGACTTCGGTCCCTGTCTTCGGAACTCGCAAGCGCGCCTGGTCTATGACCGGACTGGTCGTGTTCCTCTACATAGTCAACTACGCAGACAAAGCAGTCCTCGGAATCATCGCTCAACCGCTTGCACGCGAACTCGGACTGAAGTCGTCGCAAATCGGCATGGTCGGCTCGCTCTTCTTTCTGATGTTCTGCATCGGCGGCTTCCTGGCCGGACCACTGAACAAGTACCTCACCCTGCGTTGGGCGCTGCTGATCTTGGCTGCGATCTGGTCCGTAGTCATGCTTCCCCTGGTTCTCGGCGCAAGTCTCGCGATGTTGATCGTCTCTCGCATGCTTTTGGGACTTGCCGAAGGCCCCAGCTCGGCGTTGATGCACACTGCCGCCTACTCATGGCATCCACCGGCCAAGCGTGGCCTCCCCGGCGCGATGCTCGCCGGATCCGCCTCCGTGGCAAAGATCGCGCTCGCACCGGTGCTCACATTCATCGCGGTCCATTACGGTTGGCGTGCAGCGGTTCTCTCGCTCTCCGTTCTCGGTCTGGTGTGGATGGGTTGTTGGCTGGCCGGTTGGTCCGAGGGTCCGTACACGAGCAAGGCAGTCAAGGCGACCAGACATGCCGATCCAGGAGAAGCGGTCGAGACGACAACAAAGGCAGTCACCGAACCGAACGTTCCGTGGCGCAAGATCCTGCTCTCCCGCACTTTTGTCAGCTGCTGCTTCCTCATTGCCGCCATCTACGCGTTGACCACAGTGGTCCTCACCTGGCTGCCGTCGTACTTCGAGGTCGGCCTCGGTTACAGTGCAATGCAAGCCGGTTCGATGTTCGCGCTGCCCTCGATCGTCGGTCTGATCCTCATGATCACGTCCGGTTCCGTCACGGACAAGTTGATCGGCCGCGGTTTCACGTCTCGTGCGGTTCGTGTCATCGTTCCCTGTGTCGGCGTTCTGATTTGCGGGTCGATACTCCTGTTCCTGCCTCAGATTTCCACTCCCGCCGTCGCTGTTGCCATCGTCTCGATCGGCTACGGATTCTCGGCAATCACTTTTCCTCTCATCAATGCTGCGATCTCCGAACTGTGCCCGCCGCAGCAGACAGCCGGAACCATGGGATTCTTCCTCGCCATCATGTCGATCGGCGGCCTGATTGCGCCATACGCAACGGGAGTCATCGTGGACAATGCCGCAACGCCGGCCGACGGCTACGCCCAGTCCTTCCAGGCAATCGGCATCATCGGCGTCATCGCCGCCGTTCTGGTCCTCGTCTTCGCCAATCCGGATCGCGACCGCAAGCTCATCCGCGGCTGAGTGCACTACTCATAGCCATTCGCTAACAAAGCCATTCACCGAAAGACATTGCCGGGACGTTGCCGCTCGTGATCGACTCGAAGCACGCCCCAACCGCACCGTTGCAACACCGGGCACGAACAGCAGGAGAGATACATGCGAGATGCCGTCATCGTCGACGCAGTACGTACACCGATCGGCCGTCGCGGCCGCTCCCTCTCGGAGATCCATCCGGCCGATTTGTCCGCACACGTCCTACGTGCACTCGCAGAGCGCACCGGACTCGACGCAGCGACGGTCGACGACGTGATCTGGGGGTGCGTCAGTCAGGTCGGTGAACAGGCCGGAAGCATCGCCCGCACAGCGGCACTCGCCGCCGGTTGGCCCGACAGCGTTCCCGGTGTCACACTGACCCGGGCCTGCGGATCGAGCCAGCAGGCAGTCTCCTTTGCCGCCGCTACCGTCATCTCCGGTCAGAACGACGTGGTTGTCGCCGGCGGCGTCGAGTCGATGTCGCGAGTACCGATGGGAACCGCCAGCAAGAACGGTGAGCATTTCCCGCCGTCGGTCCTCGAACGCTTCGGTGTCGATGGATTCAGTCAGGGAACCGGCGCCGAGATGATGGCCCGCAAATGGGCACTCACACGGACGGCGCTCGACGAATACTCTCTCCGCTCACATGAACTCGCGGCCCGTGCCACTGATACTGGAGCATTCACCGGACAGATTGCCACCATCGCCGATTTATCGCAGGACGAAGGGATACGGCGAGGGGGAAGCGTGGAGTCGCTCGCGAAGCTGCCGGCGGCATTCGACGCAGACGGAGTGATCCACGCAGGCAACTCTTCTCAGATCTCCGACGGAGCGGGCGCCACACTCGTCACGACCAGTGAATACGCCCGAGCACACGGGTGGAAGCCACTCGTCCGGATTCACACTGCAGTGGTCGCGGCCGCTGATCCGGTCATCATGCTCACCGGTCCGATTGCCGCCACTGCAAAGGCATTGGAGCGATCCGGGTTGTCCATAGACGACATCGGCGCCTTCGAGATCAACGAGGCGTTCGCGCCCGTTCCGCTTGCTTGGCAGGCCGAAACCGGCGCGGCCATCGATCGATTGAATCCGCTCGGCGGAGCGATCGCCGTCGGCCACCCGCTCGGTGGATCCGGCGCGATCTTGATGACTCGGCTAGCACATCACATGCGCGATCAGGGAATTCGCTACGGACTGCAGTCGATGTGCGAAGCCGGCGGCATGGCCAACGCGACGATTCTCGAATTGATCTGACCCGAACCGATTTTCGGGCCTACATGTCATCCAGCAGGAAAGAAGAACTCATTCATGAAACTCGAAGGACTTTCCACCGCGATCACCGGCGGCGCTTCAGGCTTGGGCCTGGCCACCGCTCGACGGCTGCTCGACGCCGGAGCGCACGTCACGTTGATCGATCTGCCGTCCTCCGACGGTAAACAGATAGCGGCCGACCTCGGAGAGGCAGTGCAATTCGCCGAGGCCGACATCACCGACAGCGAACAGTTCGCAGACGCGCTCGACGCGGCGCACGAGCGTGGTGGCCTCCGCGGCGTCGTCCACTGCGCGGGCGCGGGGCGTCGCATGCGCATTCTCGACAAGGACGGAAAAGCCGGATCGGTCGAGGATTTCGAGTTCGTCGTCAAACTGAACCTTGTCGGTTCGTTCAACGCGCTTCGTCTCGGCGCCGAGAGGATGGCCGAACTCGACGCCGTGGACGGTGAGCGAGGTGCCATCATCATGACGGCGTCGGTCGCAGCATTCGAAGGTCAGATCGGTCAGATCAACTACACGGCATCAAAAGCCGGGATCGTCGGCATGACGGTCACCGCTGCTCGCGATCTCGCCAGCCGTGGGATCCGCGTCAACACCATCGCCCCAGGCATCATGGACACTCCCCTACTGGCGCGCCTGCGCGAAGACGTGCGCACTGCCCTCGAAGCCTCGGTTCCCAACCCTTCACGGCTGGGTCGCCCGGACGAGTTCGGTCAGCTGGCCGTCTCGATGCTCGAGAACGACTATCTGAACGGCGAAACCATCAGGCTCGACGGCGCTATCCGGATGGCTCCCCGGTGACGGGCGCCGGCGTGATCGCCAATCCACAACTGCGCCACAACATGCACTACCCGGATACCACAATGGCGTACTGGGCCCCCAGCATGGCGGCACTCTACGGCGATCGCCTCGCCGTCGTGGACGGCGACCGCACGTGCACGTTCCGCGAACTCGGTGAGCGCAGTGCGCAATTCGCCGGAGCACTGAGGCAGGCGGGCGTTGGCGTCGGTGACGTGGTGTTAATGCACCTCGGGAACTGCGTCGAGTTCCTCCAGGCCTACTACGGCTGCCTGCAAGCCGGGGCAACCGTTACGTTGGTCAATCCGCTGCAGCCAGAGCTCGGCCTGCGCAAGCAGATCGAAGAGACGTCGGCCGTTGCTGCCGTCACGCAGAGTTCGCAGCTGCACGTCCTTCTCGCGGCTTCTTCAGGAAGCACCGTCCGTAGAATCGTGATGGTTCAGGACACCGAGGGCGCGCTCGACACACCGGAGCCGGTCGTCGCGTTCGACGCATTCATCGCCGATCTACCCACCGAATTCACCCCTACCTCCGTCCGCAGCGATGACATCGCACACATCGCGTTCACTGGCGGAACCACCGGAGTCTCCAAAGGTGTTCGCGTTCTTCACCGCAACGTCGTCGGCAACATCACGCAGATGTGTGGTTGGAGGACCGGGCACGAATTGGAGGCAGGTGCCGACGGTCTGGTCACGCCACGACGCATCGACGGCCTCGACGTGCTCGGTCCGACGCCGGGAACCGGGGCGACCATCGTGGTCTCACCGCTCTTCCACGCACATTCGTTGCTCAACACGTCGTTCCTGTTGATTTCCGGACTCACCCAGGTATTTGCCGGCCGGTTCGAACCCGGCCGGATGCTCGAGCTGATCGAAAAGCACGGGGCCACCTACCTCACCGGGTCTCCCGCCATGTGGCACGCACTGTCGGTTCATCCCGACGCTACGGTACGTAACACCGACAGCGTGTGTGTCGTGTCCTCCGGCGCTGCCCCGATCGACAGCGTCACGCTCGCTGCGCTCCGCCACGCCTTTCCCAAAGCGCTGGTCGTCGAGGGATACGGACTGACGGAGGCCACTTGTGTGGTCACGGCCGCTCCGCTGATCAACGGCTCGCAATACCGGCAGAGCAGCGTCGGCCTCCCGATCTTCGACACCGAGATACAGATTCGCGATCAACTCGACCGGAAGACCGTTCTGGGCGAGAACGAACGTGGCGAGCTGTGGGTGCGTGGACCTCAGGTCACCGACGGCTATCTCGGACACCCGGAAACCACCGCTGAACAGTTCGTCGACGGCTGGCTGGACACAGGAGACATCGCGTACCTGGACTCGGACGGATACCTCTTCATCTGCGACCGAGCCAAGGACATGCTCATCTACAAGGGGTACAACGTCTATCCGCGTGAACTCGAAGAGATTCTGGTCTCGCATCCGGCGATCTCGACTGCTGCGGTCGTCGGCCGCGAAGTGGGGAGCAATGGCCAGGAACCCGTCGCCTTCGTGGTGATGACTCCAGGTGCCGAGTTCGACGCCGAGCAGATCAAGGCATTTGTTGCTGAGCAGGTATTGCCGTACAAGAAGATTCGCGAGGTAGTCGCGGTAGAGCTTCTCCCGACGTCCGCTGCCGGCAAGGTCCTCAAGACCGATCTCCGGTCCAGGCTCCTCGAGTCAGTCGACACGGCAGGTTCCAAATGACAACCTTCGCAGATCTGACGTCGCAACTGCGCGTACCCGTCCTCGCCTCACCGATGTTCATCATCTCGACGCCCGACCTCGTCATCGCGCAGTGCACCGCCGGGATCATCGGGTCTTTCCCGGCCCTGAATGCCCGTCCGCAGTCGACACTTCGGGATTGGCTCAAACTGATCACGGTGGCGCGCGAGGAGCATGATCGTGAGCACCCGGAGAAGCCCTCTGCTCCCTTTGCGGTCAACCTCATCGTCCATCGGTCCAACAACCGCCTGGAGGAGGACCTGGCGACCATCGCCGAGTTCGAGGTCCCAATCGTCATAACCTCGCTCGGCGCACGCACGGACATCAACGATGCGGTTCATGCGTACGGCGGAATCGTTCTCCATGACGTCATCGACAATCGCTTTGCACGCAAGGCGATCGAGAAGGGTGCGGACGGCCTGATTGCGGTAGCTGCCGGCGCAGGTGGTCACGCAGGTAGACAGTCGCCGTTTGCCCTGATTCGGGAGATTCGTGAGTGGTTTGCCGGTCCAGTTCTGTTGTCGGGTGCCATCGCTCACGGAGATTCGGTTCTCGCTGCACTCGCCGCGGGAGCCGACCTGGCTTATGTCGGCTCGGCATTCATTGCAACCGAAGAGGCCAACGCCGATGACGCATACAAGGAAATGATCGTGGACTCGGGCGCCGCGGATATCGTGTACTCCAATCTGTTCACCGGCGTACACGGCAACTATCTGCGTGGCAGCATCGTTGCCGCCGGTTTGGACCCGGAAAACTTAGCCGAATCCGATCCTTCCGCAATGAGTTTCGCGACCACCGATACCGACACCAAGGCCTGGCGCGACATCTGGGGCGCCGGCCAGGGAATCGGGCCGATCGACGCTGTCCTTCCGACTCACGCGGTCGTCGAGCGTCTCGCCGCAGAGTACGAGGCTGCTCGCGAACGTATCTGCCGTCGCTAGCTCGGCAGGCATTCGTGGACCAAGTTCACGAATGCCTGCCCTACCGGAGAGAGGAGGGACTGGTCGAAGACTAGCCCGTATGTCCGGAGGAATCTCGGCTCACAGGCCCGCTCCACAACCTGCCCAGGCATCGACTTTGCCACGGCACGCTCGACTAACGACCCGCCGAGTCCGGCTATGACCATCGGTAGTCGCGACTCCCGTTGATCCGTGACCACCGCAAGTTCCGTTCTCGTACCGGCCTTTCGGATCGAATCTTCAATCGCGTCACCCATCGCGGCTCCTCGCGGAACGAAGACCATGGGAATATCGGGCATCTCGGCAAGACGCACCGGCCCCTCCGGAAGTTCGGTTCCGGCGGGATAGACCAACCGATAGTCCTGTTCCCCAAGCTCGATGATCTCGAATCCCTTTGCTGCTTCGAGAGGGAGATGGGCAACTGCGAATTCGCAATGCCCGTCACGTATCAGAGAATCGAGATTGTCTTCGCGCTCCAACTCCGAAAACCTGACTCGTGCACGGGGATACCGAATGCAGAACTCGGCAATCAGATCGACGATGGTCCCCGACGTGAGCGCGGGAAACGCCATGATGTCGAGTCGACCGACGACCGCGCCGTCGGCGGCAGTCAACTGTCCTTCGGCGGCAGCAACATCACGAAGCACCTGGCGACTCGGCCCCACCAGACTGCGCCCGGCCGCACTGAGCACCATCCCCCGCCCGATCCGATGGAAGAGCCGCACTCCCAGTTCGCGTTCCAGCCCGCGCAGAGCCTGC
The nucleotide sequence above comes from Rhodococcus sp. KBS0724. Encoded proteins:
- a CDS encoding CoA transferase, translating into MTTPNTSAGPLTGLRIIEISSFVAAPLCGLTLSQLGAEVIRIDPIGGAADYNRWPVTDHGESIYWTGLNKGKKSLAVNMRSEQGQALVQQLVTAPGPGNGILVTNAGGRAWMSHDTLTALRSDVITLEILGRRDGSPGVDYTVNAGLGFPMMTGPADHAGVVNHVLPAWDMACGLHAALAITSAARKRDISGEGSQITLPLEDVALATAGTLGYFTEVQINGHSRTSGGNAVYGTYGIDFVTSDNERFMIVALTTRHFRDLTAMTGTTEAVEAVEAALGADFTTEADRYTHREVLTALFSRWFREHSGSEVAAALDKTSILSERYRSFETVVESGELEKNPMFTTLEQPRIGSYLAAGHPASFNGTHFTTGPAPVVGEDSVTVLAEILGTTADRAAELAKNGIVGVPAL
- a CDS encoding acyl-CoA dehydrogenase family protein encodes the protein MQRTVFNEDHEAFRATVRDFIAKEVTPVHEKWEEDGHPPRDFYRRLGELGVLGIQVPEEYGGGGESSLKFNVVVAEEVAAAGASFGSQSVHTNLILPYLLEYANDEQKNRWLPGFASGDLMFAIAMTEPGTGSDLANIATSAKLSEDGTHYVVNGAKTFITGGVLADRILVVCRTSPSTAENRRSGLSILVVDTSSPGFSVGRKINKIGLKTSDTAELSFVDVQVPVEDRLGEEGHGFSYLTHNLAQERLTIAFGAAASATAALRFAIDYVKDRKVFGKPVAAFQNTKFVLAECATEVDAIQLVSDNALECHDRGTLTIPDAAKAKLFCTEAAGRVIDKCLQLHGGYGYITEYPIARLYADTRVTRIYGGTSEVMKTIIAKDLGL
- a CDS encoding MFS transporter, producing MAQHRNDVQPESTSVPVFGTRKRAWSMTGLVVFLYIVNYADKAVLGIIAQPLARELGLKSSQIGMVGSLFFLMFCIGGFLAGPLNKYLTLRWALLILAAIWSVVMLPLVLGASLAMLIVSRMLLGLAEGPSSALMHTAAYSWHPPAKRGLPGAMLAGSASVAKIALAPVLTFIAVHYGWRAAVLSLSVLGLVWMGCWLAGWSEGPYTSKAVKATRHADPGEAVETTTKAVTEPNVPWRKILLSRTFVSCCFLIAAIYALTTVVLTWLPSYFEVGLGYSAMQAGSMFALPSIVGLILMITSGSVTDKLIGRGFTSRAVRVIVPCVGVLICGSILLFLPQISTPAVAVAIVSIGYGFSAITFPLINAAISELCPPQQTAGTMGFFLAIMSIGGLIAPYATGVIVDNAATPADGYAQSFQAIGIIGVIAAVLVLVFANPDRDRKLIRG
- a CDS encoding thiolase family protein — its product is MRDAVIVDAVRTPIGRRGRSLSEIHPADLSAHVLRALAERTGLDAATVDDVIWGCVSQVGEQAGSIARTAALAAGWPDSVPGVTLTRACGSSQQAVSFAAATVISGQNDVVVAGGVESMSRVPMGTASKNGEHFPPSVLERFGVDGFSQGTGAEMMARKWALTRTALDEYSLRSHELAARATDTGAFTGQIATIADLSQDEGIRRGGSVESLAKLPAAFDADGVIHAGNSSQISDGAGATLVTTSEYARAHGWKPLVRIHTAVVAAADPVIMLTGPIAATAKALERSGLSIDDIGAFEINEAFAPVPLAWQAETGAAIDRLNPLGGAIAVGHPLGGSGAILMTRLAHHMRDQGIRYGLQSMCEAGGMANATILELI
- a CDS encoding SDR family NAD(P)-dependent oxidoreductase, producing the protein MKLEGLSTAITGGASGLGLATARRLLDAGAHVTLIDLPSSDGKQIAADLGEAVQFAEADITDSEQFADALDAAHERGGLRGVVHCAGAGRRMRILDKDGKAGSVEDFEFVVKLNLVGSFNALRLGAERMAELDAVDGERGAIIMTASVAAFEGQIGQINYTASKAGIVGMTVTAARDLASRGIRVNTIAPGIMDTPLLARLREDVRTALEASVPNPSRLGRPDEFGQLAVSMLENDYLNGETIRLDGAIRMAPR
- a CDS encoding class I adenylate-forming enzyme family protein, producing the protein MHYPDTTMAYWAPSMAALYGDRLAVVDGDRTCTFRELGERSAQFAGALRQAGVGVGDVVLMHLGNCVEFLQAYYGCLQAGATVTLVNPLQPELGLRKQIEETSAVAAVTQSSQLHVLLAASSGSTVRRIVMVQDTEGALDTPEPVVAFDAFIADLPTEFTPTSVRSDDIAHIAFTGGTTGVSKGVRVLHRNVVGNITQMCGWRTGHELEAGADGLVTPRRIDGLDVLGPTPGTGATIVVSPLFHAHSLLNTSFLLISGLTQVFAGRFEPGRMLELIEKHGATYLTGSPAMWHALSVHPDATVRNTDSVCVVSSGAAPIDSVTLAALRHAFPKALVVEGYGLTEATCVVTAAPLINGSQYRQSSVGLPIFDTEIQIRDQLDRKTVLGENERGELWVRGPQVTDGYLGHPETTAEQFVDGWLDTGDIAYLDSDGYLFICDRAKDMLIYKGYNVYPRELEEILVSHPAISTAAVVGREVGSNGQEPVAFVVMTPGAEFDAEQIKAFVAEQVLPYKKIREVVAVELLPTSAAGKVLKTDLRSRLLESVDTAGSK
- a CDS encoding nitronate monooxygenase family protein — translated: MTTFADLTSQLRVPVLASPMFIISTPDLVIAQCTAGIIGSFPALNARPQSTLRDWLKLITVAREEHDREHPEKPSAPFAVNLIVHRSNNRLEEDLATIAEFEVPIVITSLGARTDINDAVHAYGGIVLHDVIDNRFARKAIEKGADGLIAVAAGAGGHAGRQSPFALIREIREWFAGPVLLSGAIAHGDSVLAALAAGADLAYVGSAFIATEEANADDAYKEMIVDSGAADIVYSNLFTGVHGNYLRGSIVAAGLDPENLAESDPSAMSFATTDTDTKAWRDIWGAGQGIGPIDAVLPTHAVVERLAAEYEAARERICRR
- a CDS encoding LysR family transcriptional regulator, whose product is MEFRQMEYFLAVVENKGISGAAAALGVAQPTVSQALRGLERELGVRLFHRIGRGMVLSAAGRSLVGPSRQVLRDVAAAEGQLTAADGAVVGRLDIMAFPALTSGTIVDLIAEFCIRYPRARVRFSELEREDNLDSLIRDGHCEFAVAHLPLEAAKGFEIIELGEQDYRLVYPAGTELPEGPVRLAEMPDIPMVFVPRGAAMGDAIEDSIRKAGTRTELAVVTDQRESRLPMVIAGLGGSLVERAVAKSMPGQVVERACEPRFLRTYGLVFDQSLLSPVGQAFVNLVHECLPS